The sequence below is a genomic window from Acidobacteriota bacterium.
AGAACCCGGCGCAAATGGCCCACTGGAAGGCCGTGAGCGAGGGTGCGGCGGTCGACTGGACCGAGGTATTCGCGGGCTATGTCTCGCAAGTCGACTGGCCCGGCGCGCGGGTCTGGGAGGAGATGCTGCCGAAGTTCCCCGAGGCGGTCGTTATCCACACCGAACGGCCCGAGGAGACGTGGTGGACCAGTTTTAGCGGGACGATCGCGCGGTTGA
It includes:
- a CDS encoding sulfotransferase family protein, yielding MSTKMALEQLGFGPCHHMNEVIENPAQMAHWKAVSEGAAVDWTEVFAGYVSQVDWPGARVWEEMLPKFPEAVVIHTERPEETWWTSFSGTIARL